CGATCAAGGCCATGCTCGCCAAGTCGAGCGGCGAGCGCGAAGCAGACGGAACCTGGGGCGGGCTATCGAGCGAGCGCGAGATCTACTGGACCCGGGCTATCGTCGTCATCCTCGCTGCCTTCTTGGCCATTTTCGGCGCGCTCTACCAGCTTCCCGAGACGGCCTTCCGATTTATGTACGTCACCGGCAGTATCTACTTCTCCGGCTGCGTCGGCACCGTGGCCCTGGGACTGTACTGGAAAAAGGCCAATACTCCAGGTGCGTACTGCGCCTTGATCTTAGGCGCACTGGTGCCGCTCAACTTCCTGATTATGACCGAAAACCAGCACCTGGTGCCCGAATTTTTGTTGCCACTGGTCGAAAACTCCAACCTCGTCGGAATTACCAGCCTGGCTCTGGGCGGCCTCGCCATGCTGGTCGTCGCCTCGCTCACGCAGCGCTCGCACCCGCCGCGTCCTTTAGACTTTAGCAACATGGAGTAGTGCAATGGACGTCGAAACCTGGAAAGTCTTCTGGCAATTCGTCTTTATCGCCGCTAGCGTCCTCTTTTACGGCATTGTCATCGCCGTCGCCTGCAAAGGCTTTGGCGATGTGGTCCAGATGATCCGCAACATGGCTGCTGGCCGCGGGGCCAGCGAATCCGCCTCAGACTCCCAGCACGAATGACGCAGCGCATATACTGGCGTTGCGCTAATTCAATCAAGGAAACCTCAATGATCAATGCGACCTTATGCTATGTCAAAAATGAGAATAAGACGCTGATGCTGCACCGAGTGAAAAAGGAAAATGACATACACGAGGGCAAATGGAATGGCCTGGGTGGCAAGATGGAAGCGGGCGAGACGCCTGAGGAATGCGTGATTCGAGAGGTGCGCGAAGAGAGTGGTCTGCAGATTCAAAATCCCTCTTTACGAGGTGTGCTCACGTTTCCAAAATTTGATGGGATTAATGACTGGTTGGCTTTTGTGTTTACTGCGGAGAGGTTCACGGGTGAGTTGATCGACTCGAGTGAAGGTGTCCTGAAATGGATTGACGACTCAGAACTGCTCGATCTCAACCTTTGGGAAGGCGATAAAATTTTTCTGAAGTGGTTACACCAGGATGCGTTTTTTTCGGGTAAATTTACGTATGAAAACAAGCGGTTGATCGATCACGATGTTGTGTTTCACACATTTATTTAACTTCTTCTAAAACCCGCCGCAGATAAGCCGCATCTTCTTTTGCCCATGCTTCCAAATTTGGAGGCGTTGTTTGCGCGTAACCTACTTGGCGGATTATGGTTTCATCGAATTTGTATTCGGTGTGGACGGATAAGGGTCCGTCAAATCCCATTTCGTGCAATAACCCCAGGCAGCGATGCCAATCTACGCATCCTTCGCCAGCTTTTGTGAAGCAGGGACGATAGCGCGGTATTTGACCTTCCGGTTGCGGTAGATAATACGCATCTTTAATGCCCACGACTGAGATATAATCCCGAATCATCGCCAATCCCATTGCCCAGTCTTCTCCATCCAGTGCCAGATGTCCGAAATCGGGGTATGCGCCCATGTATTGCGGGGCAAAACCTTTAATGAGGTGCATCAATCCTGCGCAGTTGCTTCCCAGACAAGGCCCGCTGTGAATCTGATAGCAGGTCTGTACGCCGTATTTTTCACTCAGGACCACAATTTTTGCCAGGTCTCTTCGCGCTGCATCTACAACTTGCCAGTAATCATCGCCGGGCTGATATTTCCAGAATCCGATTTTGAGACGGGGTATTTCGGCTTCGGCGCAGGCGGTATAGTAATTTTCTATTTCTGGTGAGTCTGGATCTACGAGTGTCACGGGCGCGGTGACCATAGGGCAGATCAGGTCCTGACTGCGCCAGACTTCGGCTGCTTTGGGCAACACTTCAATTACATTGTCTGCGTGAATGGGATGGCCCGGACGCACGCACAGGTCAATGCCGTCATAGCCCAGTTCTATCGCTTTTTCGCCCAGTTCAGGCACAGAATACTGGGCAAAAAATTTGGAGTTGATAATGAGTTCCATTTGAATGGTTCCTTATTCTATATGGGGAAATCGTACGTTTCATCTCCCAGGCCGTATGGCTCAAGGGAGATTTTGAGGATCCGCCTTGAGGGCCAGAGAGGCGCGATGGTCGTATCTCAGAACCAGTTTGATTTCTGACCACTGACCCATTATACTGCTTATGCGGTGTATTCGGTAGTTAAAACGACATGGAGAAAATGAAATGAAGACCCTGAACACAAAAGAAGTCGAAGCATTTAGAGAGCAGGGATACCACATTGCACAGGGCGTGTTTGATGGAGATGAGATTGCGCGTTTGCGTGAGGGGTATGACTATATTCTCGAACTGGCAGCGCGGACAGATCTTTCCGATGCAATTCTTCAGGGCAAAGGCCGCGAGGTGCATATTCACTTGCAGACGCCCAGACCGATGGTTGGCACAAAGGCTGTTCCGTATCTGCGAAAAGTCCAGTGGCCGTCTCTCATTCACCCCGCGTTTGAGGAGATTCGGAATAGTGCGAAGTTTCCCGCGCTGTTAAAGCCGTTGATCGGAATGTCGTTGAAGCAGTATATCAATCAGATTAATTTCAAGATGCCCGGGGGAGATATTCACTTTCCATGGCATCAGGATATTCGCCCCACGCCAGCGTTTCGCGATCAGGTGAATAATTATGTGCAGACCATTATTGTGGTGGATGAGGCAACGATTGCCAATGGCTGTTTACACGTTGTGCCCGGCAGTCACAGATTGGGAAATTTGAAGGTGACGCGGTATGCAAAAGGAGAAGTCGAAGATCAGGTGGATATATCATCGGCTGTGCCGTGTGAGGCAATGCCGGGTGATGTGGTGATGTTCACGTCTTATACGGTTCACGGTTCGGTACCAAATACGACGGATAAGCCGCGGCGTTCGTATATCAATGGATTTGTCCGCGCTTCGGCGTGTGATGTGGGAAAGTGGGCATTTCTGGACGGGAAACCCGTTCCGATTACGAGTGACCGCGATTATCACGAGATTCGCTATGGGGCTGCCGGTTAAATAAAGAGAGGTTCACAATGCGTACAGCAAAAGCTGGTTGGGCGCAGTTTGATTCAACGCCGTCACTGGGGCTGCCAATGGGTGGGCGCGGTCCGCGGTTTTCACCCGGGTCTGAGGTGCTCGATCCTCTGGCCGCGCAGGCGGTTGTTATTGAAGATCAAAAGGGCTATCGCACGGTCTGGATTTCGATTGATATGATTGGGATGACATGGCATGTGACGAGTCGCTTGCGCTGTGAGTTGGCTTCGATAACGGGTATTCCTTTTGAAGCGATTGTTGTCAATTTTTCACATACGCACAGCGGTCCCATGTCCGGGTTTGAGGGATATGCTACGACCGTGGCTAAGCCAGCAGAACTCGAGGCTTATGAAACTGGTTTGCTGTCTCGCACAGTGAAAATGGTGATCGAAGCTATCGAGAATATGCGAGAGGTTTCTGTTTGTGTGCATCGCGGTACGTCTGAGATTGGGATTAACAGGCGCAGGCGGGGGGCCGATGGCAGTATGGGGATGAGGCCGAATCCAGATGGATATATGAATCGGGATCTCTGGGTGCTCGATCTCGTCGCGGAAGATGGACGTTGTGTGGTGTTTAACTATGGATGCCATCCGGTGATGGTTTACGGTTTTGCGTGGGATGGCATTTCTGCTGATTTTCCCGGGGTGTGTCGCAATCGATTGGTCGAATCTCTCAAACCGAATACCCACGCGCAGTTTATTCAGGGGCTTGCTGGCAATATTCGACCGCGCCGCCTCGCGGGTGCAGATGCGTTTCGCAAATCAACGCCAGAGGATGTTGTTGTGACGGGTGGTCAACTCGCGGATGATGTGCTCGCGGCTATGGATGCGGACGGTGAATTGCTGGAATTGGATCTCAATTGCGTTTCGGGATTTGCGCTGGCGCCGCGCGACCAGGATGCGATTCCGCCTCTTACCCACTGGGAAGCACTTGTCAAAAGCGAGGCAGAACTCGAACAAAATCTGGGTGCGTACTGGGTCGAGCGTTTGGGGTCTGGCATACCGCCTGCGCGTTTTTTTCCCTGGGCGGTTGGTCTTATTCGCCTGACGGGGGAACACACCATCGCGTGGCTTGGCAACGAAGTTGTTGCCGAGTGGCTTCCCTTGTTGAGGACTTATCTCAATGATCCGAATCTCATTGCCTGGGGATATTGTCAGGATGGGCGCAATTACATGCCGACAGACGCGCTTATTCCCGAGGGTGGGTACGAGGTGGTCAGCGCGAATGCCTATACCAAAGCCGGTCCCGGTCCTTTTCAGATTGGTATTAACGAGGTGATCGAGAAGACATTTCTCGAACTGGCCGAAAGGCTGTAATGGTTAGTTTTGAGTAGATCGTCTGCCCCGTCCGCGACGGCGCTGTTCACGCCATCGCTGGTATGCTTCTTCGTCGAATGTGATAACGGGGATCTCACCCTGCCAGGCCTCGGCAATGATGGGCATGATGCGCTGTGTCGCCAATTGGAAATCCCGTCCAAAAGGTCTCGGGTTTGGAAACCATTTCCAGAGGAGAGTGCCCACTATACGCGGTTCGTTTTCAATGACTTCGAGCGCGACGCGCCAGCACATTTCCTGTAAGGGGCGTGCGCCATCGTCATCCACGCGATAGGTCCAGGGTTCTGATGCGGCTTTATAAGATTGGTTGTATCCCAATTCGGTAAATACGATGTTGCGATCCATTTTTTTGGCATAAGTTCGCAATTCTTTTAGCAGACGATCCCATCCATTGCGGAGGTCGGCCTCTGTGGGATTTTGATTTTTTGTTATCGGGAAATAGCTCTGAATACCGATCGCATCCAGGGCGTCCCAGAATGGCACGCGCGTGTAATCCGTCCAATTCGCCGCATAGGTGATCTGTCCTTTATATATTTTTCGGACATCTGCTATCAGGGCACGCCATTCGGCTTCGTGATGCAGGGTTTTGTCCAATTCTGTTCCTATGACAAATGCATCGGCGTCTTTGCAGGCTTCTACCACAGCCAAAATCCAGGCGCGGTAATCTGCCCAAAAGCGCGTCCATTCTTCCTCAGAGCGAAATGCAATTTCGCCCCGCCACTCAAATCCCGACCGCCAGTATGCCAGATGGGGCTTGATGCAAATTTTCAATCCCCGTTTGTGGGCTTCTACAATTGGTCTCGTCCAGTGTGCGGGAGCCAATTCACTGGCTCCTTCAAACCGCCTCACTCTGACCGATCCATCCTGCGAAATGCCCGCGTAGGGATGGGTCGCCACCCAGTTTGCTCCCAGAATTTCAATATCCCGCAGCGTTGAAACCATTTCGTCACTCGCCCAATCTCGCCCACCTCCGTGCGTTGAAATCGTAATTCCCCGCATGGGTGTATTATCGTCAAATGCATGGGGTTCAAACGCAGTAAATAAGCCGAATAATAGAATGATGCAATAACGAGACATGATGGCCTTTCATTTATGCAAAAAGGCGCAGTACAAACTGCGCCCTCCTGTGGTCTGATTCGTTTTTATCCTGCTCATCCTTAAATCCTGCCCATCCTGATCCGATTTACGGCAGATCGGTTGATCCCATGAGGTAGCGGTCAGCTTCGCGGGCAGCGCCGCGCCCTTCTGCAAAGGCAAAGACAACGAGGCTCATGCCCCGGCGCACATCGCCTGCGACAAAGAGGCCGGGAATTTTAGTGGTGAATTCGCCTTCGACAGCTTTGGCGTTGGAGCGTTCGTCGCGTTCGAGTTCGAGTTCGTCGAGAATGGTATCTTCGGGACCGAGCCAGCCCATGGATAGGAAGACGAGATCTGCAGGCCATTCTTTTTCTGTACCGGGCACTTCGCGGAATGGCGCGCCATTTTCTGCGGGTACCCATTCCACTTGCATGGTTTTCAATGCTTTGAGCGTGCCGTTTTCATCGCCGATAAATTCCGTGGTGCTGATGAGATATTCACGCGGATCTCTGCCAAAAATGGCGGCGGCTTCCTCCTGCCCATAGTCCGTTTTGAAAATGAGCGGCATTTGAGGCCAGGGGTTGCTGTCGGTGCGCGTTTTGGGCGGCTCGGGAATAATATCGAACTGGTACAGACTTTTGCAGCCGTGGCGCATTGCCGTGCCCACGCAGTCGGTTCCCGTATCCCCTCCGCCGAGCACGATAACGTGTTTGTCTTTGGCGT
This Gemmatimonadota bacterium DNA region includes the following protein-coding sequences:
- a CDS encoding 8-oxo-dGTP diphosphatase; this translates as MINATLCYVKNENKTLMLHRVKKENDIHEGKWNGLGGKMEAGETPEECVIREVREESGLQIQNPSLRGVLTFPKFDGINDWLAFVFTAERFTGELIDSSEGVLKWIDDSELLDLNLWEGDKIFLKWLHQDAFFSGKFTYENKRLIDHDVVFHTFI
- a CDS encoding sugar phosphate isomerase/epimerase — its product is MELIINSKFFAQYSVPELGEKAIELGYDGIDLCVRPGHPIHADNVIEVLPKAAEVWRSQDLICPMVTAPVTLVDPDSPEIENYYTACAEAEIPRLKIGFWKYQPGDDYWQVVDAARRDLAKIVVLSEKYGVQTCYQIHSGPCLGSNCAGLMHLIKGFAPQYMGAYPDFGHLALDGEDWAMGLAMIRDYISVVGIKDAYYLPQPEGQIPRYRPCFTKAGEGCVDWHRCLGLLHEMGFDGPLSVHTEYKFDETIIRQVGYAQTTPPNLEAWAKEDAAYLRRVLEEVK
- a CDS encoding phytanoyl-CoA dioxygenase family protein; translation: MKTLNTKEVEAFREQGYHIAQGVFDGDEIARLREGYDYILELAARTDLSDAILQGKGREVHIHLQTPRPMVGTKAVPYLRKVQWPSLIHPAFEEIRNSAKFPALLKPLIGMSLKQYINQINFKMPGGDIHFPWHQDIRPTPAFRDQVNNYVQTIIVVDEATIANGCLHVVPGSHRLGNLKVTRYAKGEVEDQVDISSAVPCEAMPGDVVMFTSYTVHGSVPNTTDKPRRSYINGFVRASACDVGKWAFLDGKPVPITSDRDYHEIRYGAAG